Proteins encoded in a region of the Trichocoleus sp. FACHB-46 genome:
- a CDS encoding HNH endonuclease, which yields MSNHNMSSSDRNRRKRSLFTRYGCHCYHCDNCFPIQQLTLDHLTPRSRGGSNALSNLRLACSSYNNRRGAALI from the coding sequence ATGAGTAATCACAACATGAGCAGTAGCGATCGCAACCGTCGCAAAAGAAGTCTTTTCACTCGGTATGGCTGCCACTGCTACCATTGCGATAACTGTTTCCCGATACAGCAACTGACCCTAGACCACTTGACTCCTCGTAGCAGAGGTGGCTCCAACGCCCTGTCTAACCTGCGATTAGCTTGCTCCAGTTATAATAACCGTCGAGGAGCCGCTTTAATCTAG
- a CDS encoding class I SAM-dependent DNA methyltransferase, which produces MAANYSVIEKRLWEAADALRANSKLKSSEYSVPVLGLIFLCYADFKFTQAEKELVQTQEGSRRRRTVGKLDYQARGVLYLPEQARFSTLLKLPEGTDLGKAINEAMKAIGEENPELAGVLPRNYTSFENSLLVELLKKLNFQQELQGQEGDVFGKIYEYFLGEFARSEGQKGGEFFTPLSLVKLIVEIIEPFHGRIFDPACGSGGMFVQSAVLVETRKKADPNAEISLYGQERVGETVQLCKMNLAVHGLSGLGSILEGNSYYDDIHKCLGQFDFVMANPPFNVNAVDKERLKTDARFKAFGLPKADNANYIWIHLFYSALNDKGRAGFVMANSASDARGSELEIRQKLIQTGAVDVMVAIGSNFFYTVTLPCTLWFLDKAKTQTARKEQVLFIDARHIYHQVDRAHRDFTEAQIEFLTNIVRLYRGELPEITNGSQALLNEAFPDGDYRDVAGLCRVATLTEIEAQGWSLNPGRYVGVAERAVEDFDFAERLEELNEELEVLNVEARELEERIAENVAMLLEGATK; this is translated from the coding sequence ATGGCAGCGAACTATTCTGTGATTGAAAAGCGTCTCTGGGAAGCAGCGGATGCACTCCGGGCGAACTCGAAGCTGAAGTCTTCGGAGTATTCGGTGCCAGTGTTGGGGCTGATTTTCTTATGCTATGCGGATTTCAAGTTTACCCAGGCCGAGAAGGAGCTAGTCCAGACCCAGGAGGGTTCCCGGCGGCGGCGCACGGTGGGTAAGCTGGATTACCAGGCGCGAGGGGTGCTTTACCTGCCAGAGCAGGCCCGGTTTTCGACTTTGCTGAAGCTGCCAGAAGGGACTGACCTGGGCAAGGCGATCAACGAAGCCATGAAAGCCATCGGGGAAGAAAACCCGGAACTGGCTGGGGTACTGCCGAGGAATTACACCAGCTTTGAGAATAGTTTGCTGGTTGAGTTGCTGAAGAAGCTGAACTTTCAGCAAGAACTCCAAGGCCAGGAAGGGGACGTTTTCGGCAAGATTTACGAGTATTTTTTGGGCGAGTTTGCCCGGAGTGAGGGGCAGAAGGGGGGCGAGTTCTTTACCCCCCTCTCGTTGGTTAAGTTGATTGTCGAAATCATTGAGCCGTTCCACGGGCGCATTTTCGACCCTGCCTGTGGGTCGGGGGGCATGTTTGTGCAGAGTGCGGTGCTGGTAGAGACGCGCAAGAAGGCAGACCCCAACGCTGAAATTAGCCTGTATGGGCAAGAGCGGGTGGGTGAGACGGTGCAGCTGTGCAAGATGAACTTAGCTGTGCATGGCTTGTCGGGGCTAGGGAGCATTCTGGAGGGAAACAGCTACTACGACGACATCCACAAGTGCCTGGGTCAGTTTGACTTTGTGATGGCGAACCCACCGTTCAACGTGAATGCGGTGGACAAGGAACGGCTGAAGACGGATGCTCGGTTTAAGGCGTTTGGGCTACCCAAGGCAGACAACGCCAATTACATCTGGATTCACCTGTTTTACAGTGCCCTGAATGACAAGGGCCGAGCTGGATTTGTGATGGCGAACTCTGCCAGTGATGCAAGAGGCTCGGAATTGGAGATTCGCCAAAAGCTGATTCAGACGGGAGCGGTGGACGTAATGGTCGCCATCGGCTCAAATTTCTTCTACACGGTGACGCTGCCCTGTACGCTGTGGTTTTTGGACAAGGCGAAGACGCAGACGGCCCGCAAAGAACAGGTGCTATTTATCGATGCACGGCACATTTACCACCAAGTAGACCGTGCCCATCGAGACTTTACGGAAGCGCAAATTGAGTTTCTGACCAATATCGTCCGGCTATATCGGGGTGAGCTACCAGAGATTACCAATGGCAGCCAAGCGCTATTAAATGAGGCGTTCCCGGATGGTGACTATCGAGATGTGGCGGGGTTGTGCAGGGTGGCAACTCTAACCGAGATCGAAGCTCAAGGCTGGAGTTTAAACCCAGGCCGTTATGTAGGGGTGGCAGAACGAGCGGTTGAGGATTTCGATTTTGCCGAGCGCTTGGAAGAGCTGAATGAAGAACTAGAAGTTCTGAACGTTGAGGCCAGGGAGTTAGAAGAGCGAATTGCTGAGAATGTAGCGATGCTATTAGAAGGGGCCACGAAATGA
- a CDS encoding restriction endonuclease subunit S, giving the protein MSRAKTLNDVCELIVDCEHKTAPTQSTGYPSIRTPNIGRGQLILDNVNRVSEETYQAWTKRAIPQADDLILAREAPMGNVAIIPKNLKICLGQRTVLIRPNKRKVNPGYLCYLLLGDEVQGKILGISNGATVHHLNMKDIRNLELPELSSLSTQSKIADILSNYDRLIENNIRRIQILEEMARSLYNEWFVKFRFPGHEQTRLVISELGLIPERWKVEKLEN; this is encoded by the coding sequence ATGAGCCGAGCTAAAACTCTCAATGATGTTTGTGAATTAATTGTTGATTGCGAACATAAAACTGCTCCTACACAATCAACAGGCTACCCCTCCATCAGAACTCCTAATATTGGAAGAGGTCAATTAATACTTGATAACGTGAATCGTGTTTCGGAGGAAACTTATCAAGCTTGGACGAAACGAGCCATACCACAAGCAGATGATCTAATTTTGGCTCGTGAGGCTCCAATGGGTAATGTAGCAATTATTCCTAAAAATCTAAAAATCTGCTTGGGTCAAAGAACAGTTCTAATTAGACCAAATAAGCGAAAAGTAAATCCAGGATATCTTTGCTATTTGCTACTTGGTGATGAAGTTCAAGGAAAAATTTTGGGGATATCAAATGGTGCAACTGTTCATCATTTGAATATGAAAGATATTCGCAATCTAGAGCTTCCTGAACTTTCCTCTTTATCGACTCAATCCAAAATTGCTGATATTCTCTCAAACTACGATCGTCTAATTGAAAACAACATAAGACGCATCCAAATCTTGGAAGAAATGGCGCGATCGCTCTACAACGAGTGGTTCGTCAAATTCCGCTTCCCAGGTCATGAGCAGACCAGACTAGTTATTTCAGAATTAGGGCTAATCCCTGAACGCTGGAAAGTTGAAAAACTTGAAAATTAG